Proteins co-encoded in one Arachis stenosperma cultivar V10309 chromosome 7, arast.V10309.gnm1.PFL2, whole genome shotgun sequence genomic window:
- the LOC130941024 gene encoding pentatricopeptide repeat-containing protein At1g43980, mitochondrial → MYPFLKLTRIPHSSLSYCSFLLDHCSSHNKSFAFLRTLHAHFIKLGFNSYSYLGNRCFDLYCEFGQINDAVKVFDEITYKNLTSWNIYLKGFLKSGHLGEACHLFDVMPVRDVVSWNTMISGFALNGFCCQAFELFVEMQGTGVRPSEFTFSIMTSIVSSPCHAKQVHSRMIRSGIDLSNVVLANSVIAMYGRLGLVDYCFGVILTMENFDVISWNSLIWACCRAGYPELSLEQFHQMRAMEFLPDQFTCSILMSVCSNLQDLGRGKQVFTLCFKLGFVSNSTVSSAAIALFSRCNRLEDSIQLFKEQDQWDSVLCNSMISSYTKHDLVEDALQLFMLTLRKNIRPTEYMISCLLSSVSIFMPVEDLVSWNTIMMGMTYNGKVPVTMKLFKELIGEPTPPDRITLAAVLRACNYGCLVDEAIKILLSMEKEFGVEPGEEHYAYAVELLSQAGMIKEAMDIIETMQCKTPSNIWRSVLSACAIHEDLCVIERVAERITKSEPQTLFPYLVLAQAYQMRGKWESSIRARKAVEQRGAKEFIGYSCVAIKNQVYSFASNQLQHYGGRDLYLILNLLLWEIENEGCA, encoded by the exons ATGTACCCGTTTTTGAAGCTAACACGAATTCCTCACTCTTCACTCTCCTATTGCTCTTTTCTCTTGGATCATTGTTCATCCCATAATAAATCATTTGCCTTTCTCAGAACCCTCCATGCTCATTTCATCAAATTGGGTTTTAACTCGTATTCATATCTGGGTAATCGCTGTTTTGATCTATACTGTGAGTTTGGCCAAATCAATGATGCCGTTAAGGTGTTTGATGAAATTACTTATAAGAATTTGACATCATGGAACATTTATTTGAAGGGGTTTCTCAAAAGTGGCCACCTTGGGGAGGCATGCCACTTGTTTGATGTAATGCCTGTCAGAGATGTTGTTAGTTGGAACACGATGATTTCGGGTTTTGCACTAAATGGGTTTTGTTGTCAAGCCTTTGAGCTTTTTGTTGAGATGCAGGGTACTGGTGTGAGGCCAAGTGAGTTCACTTTCTCAATAATGACGTCAATTGTGTCAAGTCCCTGTCATGCTAAGCAGGTCCACAGTAGGATGATCAGGAGTGGTATTGATTTGTCCAATGTGGTGCTTGCAAATTCGGTGATAGCTATGTATGGGAGACTTGGTCTTGTTGATTATTGCTTTGGTGTGATTTTGACCATGGAGAACTTTGATGTTATATCTTGGAACTCTTTGATATGGGCCTGTTGTAGAGCTGGATATCCAGAGTTGTCTCTTGAGCAGTTTCATCAGATGAGAGCTATGGAGTTTTTACCTGACCAGTTTACGTGTTCGATATTGATGAGTGTCTGTTCTAACTTGCAGGATTTGGGAAGGGGTAAGCAAGTTTTCACCCTTTGTTTCAAGTTGGGATTTGTTTCAAATAGCACTGTGTCAAGCGCTGCTATTGCCCTCTTTTCCAGATGCAACAGATTGGAGGACTCCATCCAGCTCTTCAAAGAACAAGATCAATGGGATTCAGTTCTATGCAATTCCATGATTTCGAGCTACACGAAACATGATTTAGTGGAGGATGCATTGCAACTCTTTATGCTGACCCTGAGGAAGAATATCAGACCAACAGAATACATGATAAGTTGTCTTCTGAGTTCAGTTTCAATTTTCATGCCAGTTGAA GATTTGGTGTCATGGAATACAATAATGATGGGAATGACTTACAATGGCAAAGTGCCTGTAACCATGAAGCTCTTTAAGGAGTTAATTGGAGAACCTACACCACCAGATAGAATTACACTTGCTGCAGTTCTTCGAGCATGCAACTATGGATGTTTAGTTGATGAAgcaattaaaatattattatcaatgGAGAAGGAATTCGGCGTAGAACCTGGGGAAGAACATTATGCTTATGCTGTGGAGTTGTTGAGTCAAGCTGGTATGATCAAAGAAGCGATGGACATTATTGAAACAATGCAATGTAAAACCCCCTCCAACATTTGGAGATCAGTTCTTTCTGCATGCGCAATCCATGAAGACTTGTGTGTTATTGAAAGAGTTGCAGAGAGAATAACAAAAAGCGAACCGCAGACATTGTTTCCATATTTGGTGTTGGCTCAGGCTTATCAGATGAGGGGCAAATGGGAGAGCTCAATTCGAGCCAGGAAGGCTGTGGAACAAAGAGGTGCTAAAGAGTTCATTGGATACAGTTGTGTAGCGATAAAAAATCAGGTATACTCGTTCGCATCAAATCAATTACAGCATTATGGAGGCAGGgatctttatttgattttgaatttacTGCTCTGGGAGATTGAGAATGAAGGGTGTGCCTAG
- the LOC130941002 gene encoding uncharacterized protein LOC130941002, whose translation MEPANVVFDKLKAVAKSGNEFFHGLFDPCRNPIQILKRLNREAFSDIMKLRDRQEKVERLLSFYKSSKGGPFQESTTHVRGRVDMQDALLIMNSLDQQSLDAITTSRIRTGIGSKFIFETNIGQDTLAAEFVTSQNGKECPNDILEMPLSLAKLTYTKNVNDWLSLMAIPIGAKCRDVGIASNSSDEGLTDFSSFGPPILNLHNGSGIGITVRKSNITASLAQFVAGLGMPTGTNTMESISSTFGKIVSEFSWGKLSLLGLQRVPLQFAQFRKVGAHMIPIVLSRQHKVSETVPEVSPWVGARTQVSTGSIALLAESELADFVKFGGWIEMKDPNFNSVQWALTMSDVSEDPVGWGISLSGMIGDSTSDHFQVESYLKFNMGNKLCLKPGLAYVMHGDSMVAALMLRSEWSL comes from the exons ATGGAGCCTGCAAACGTAGTGTTCGACAAATTGAAAGCCGTCGCTAAATCCGGAAACGAATTCTTTCATGGACTCTTCGATCCTTGTCGCAATCCG ATTCAAATCCTCAAACGTTTAAACCGAGAAGCATTCTCTGACATTATGAAACTCAGAGACAGACAAGAGAAGGTTGAGAGATTGCTTTCCTTCTATAAATCATCCAAGGGAGGTCCCTTCCAGGAATCTACCACTCATGTAAGAGGAAGGGTCGATATGCAGGATGCTTTATTGATTATGAATAGCCTTGATCAACAGAGCTTAGATGCCATTACTACGTCCAGAATAAGAACCGGCATTGGATCAAAGTTTATTTTTGAAACCAACATTGGGCAGGATACTCTTGCTGCAGAGTTTGTGACAAGTCAAAACGGGAAGGAGTGCCCCAATGATATCCTTGAAATGCCACTTTCTCTAGCAAAACTCACTTATACTAAAAATGTTAATGATTGGTTATCTCTGATGGCTATCCCAATAGGAGCTAAATGTAGAGATGTTGGAATTGCTTCAAATTCTTCTGATGAG GGCCTTACGGACTTCTCCTCTTTTGGACCTCCCATTCTAAATTTGCACAATGGTAGTGGTattggcataactgtgaggaaGTCAAATATAACAGCTTCATTGGCTCAATTTGTTGCTGGACTTGGAATGCCAACTGGGACTAATACAATGGAGAGTATATCCAGCACTTTTGGGAAAATTGTATCTGAATTTTCTTGGGGGAAGCTGTCTCTTCTGGGTCTTCAACGAGTGCCTTTACAATTTGCGCAATTTAGAAAAGTTGGAGCTCATATGATTCCAATAGTCTTGTCCAGGCAACATAAAGTATCCGAGACAGTACCTGAAGTATCACCATGGGTGGGAGCAAGGACACAGGTCTCAACTGGTTCCATTGCTCTGTTGGCGGAGTCTGAACTTGCCGACTTTGTAAAATTTGGAGGCTGGATCGAGATGAAAGATCCAAATTTCAATTCTGTTCAATGGGCTCTAACCATGTCTGATGTTTCTGAAGATCCAGTTGGCTGGGGCATTAGTCTCAGCGGGATGATTGGAGATTCAACCAGTGATCATTTTCAGGTTGAATCCTATCTAAAATTTAACATGGGTAATAAACTTTGCTTGAAGCCTGGCCTTGCATATGTGATGCATGGGGATTCCATGGTAGCTGCTTTAATGCTTCGTTCTGAATGGTCCCTGTGA